A window from Pirellulales bacterium encodes these proteins:
- a CDS encoding cytochrome c oxidase subunit II, with translation MGKFWSLFFLTVPIFGVGVFVYGASPTVNIWLPLDASENGRNVDHLFMFILWLTGIVFIATEGALFWFLWKYNAQANPKPAKYTHGSHHLEIVWTILPAVTLLFIAIYQMNAWADSKIRNPSATLPNGERDPNVVELEVQARQFEWRVRYPGKDGKLGTPDDLFTVNDIHLPVGKMALVELKSQDVLHGFFIPNMRVKQDAVPGMRIPVWFRPMVIGTYDLPCSQLCGWGHYKMKGQLVVETEEDYQRWLDQLTKEQNAT, from the coding sequence GTGGGTAAATTCTGGAGCCTGTTCTTTCTGACCGTGCCGATTTTCGGCGTCGGGGTGTTCGTTTATGGCGCCTCGCCGACCGTGAACATCTGGCTGCCGCTCGACGCTTCCGAAAATGGCCGGAACGTCGACCACCTGTTCATGTTCATCCTCTGGCTGACGGGGATCGTGTTCATTGCCACCGAGGGAGCGCTGTTTTGGTTCCTCTGGAAATACAATGCCCAGGCAAATCCAAAACCGGCTAAATACACGCATGGCAGCCATCATCTCGAGATCGTGTGGACGATTCTGCCCGCGGTCACGCTGCTGTTCATCGCCATCTACCAGATGAACGCCTGGGCCGATTCCAAGATTCGGAACCCCTCCGCCACGCTCCCCAACGGCGAGCGCGATCCGAACGTCGTCGAGCTGGAGGTGCAGGCCCGCCAATTCGAATGGCGGGTCCGCTATCCGGGCAAGGACGGCAAACTCGGCACGCCGGACGATCTGTTCACGGTGAACGATATTCACCTGCCGGTCGGCAAGATGGCACTAGTGGAACTGAAGTCGCAGGACGTGTTGCACGGCTTCTTCATCCCCAATATGCGGGTGAAGCAGGACGCCGTGCCTGGAATGAGGATTCCCGTCTGGTTCCGCCCGATGGTCATCGGCACTTACGACCTTCCTTGCTCGCAGTTGTGCGGCTGGGGGCATTACAAGATGAAGGGCCAATTGGTCGTCGAAACCGAGGAAGATTATCAGAGATGGCTCGACCAATTGACGAAAGAACAAAACGCCACGA